The Aeoliella mucimassa genome includes the window GTGGCTCCCATTCTGCAAGCCAACTGCGTGGATTGTCATCGCGAAGGGGAGATTGGCCCTTTCCAGTTAACCGACTACGACGAAGTGAGCGGCTGGGGCGAGATGGTGGTCGAGGTGGTTCGCGAAGGGCGGATGCCGCCGTGGCATGCCAATCCCAAGCATGGCGAGTTCGCGAACGATCGCAGCATGAGCGAGGCCGACAAGCAAACGATCTATAAGTGGGTAGCCGCGGGATGCCCCGAGGGTGACTCGAGCGAGGTGCCCCCGCCGCGCGAGTACACCGAAGGGTGGCAACTTGCCCGCCAGCCCGATGTGGTGTTTGCCATGCCGATGCCATTCGAAGTGCCGGCCGACGCCGGACAGCAGGGAGTGCCTTACCAGTACTTCGAGGTGCCAACGAACTTCGAGAAGGATACTTGGATTGAAGCCACCGAAGTGCAGCCAGGCAATCCGCAGGTGGTGCATCACACGATTGTGTACGCCCAGCCCCCCGAGGGGCGTCGCCGCCGCGATTGGATCTTCCTGTCGGCCTATGTGCCAGGGCTGCGGGCCGATGGGCTGCCCGAGAAGTCGGCCAAGCTGGTACCGGCCGGCTCGACGCTGATTTTCGAAATGCATTATACGCCGGTTGGCTCGCCGCAGACCGATGTCACCAAGATGGGCGTGCTGCTGGCCGATCCGGCGACCATCGAGCGCGAAGTGGTAACCGTGGAGGTCGGCAACACTGGGTTCGAGATTCCTCCGCAGGACTCCGCGTACGAAGTGACCGCCACCAGTCGCCCGATTGCCGAGCCGGTGACGTTGCTCTCGATGTCGCCGCACATGCACTTGCGTGGCAAGGCGTTTCGCTACGAGTTGGTCACCCCCAACGGCGACCGCGAGATCCTGCTCGACGTGCCTGCGTACGACTTCAACTGGCAAACGCGGTACGTGCTCAAGGAGCCCCGCGTGTTGCCGGCTGGCGCGGTGATTTACTGCCGCGCGTTGTTCGACAACTCGCCCGACAATCTGGCGAACCCCGATCCAAATGCATCGGTGCGGTGGGGCGATCAGAGCTGGGAAGAAATGATGCTCGGCTTCTTCGACGTGATGATGCCGCGTGACGACTCGCGACGCGCGGGGGCCAAGTCGGTGAGTACCGGGCTCGATATCGTAGGGCTGTTCGACACCGCCGACGCGGATACGAGCGGCGGGCTCGACCGCGAAGAGTCGAAGGCCCACCCGCTGGTGCATCAGCACTTCGACGGCATCGACACCAACCACGACGCCCAACTGCAACTCGGCGAGATTCTCACCGCAGTCGCCAAGCTTCGCTAGCTGCGATCGATCACCGACTACAGCGGATAGGGATCGGCCTTTAGATCCGGCAACTTGGTGCGCGGCAAGCTTCGCCATCGTTGTTGGTAAGTAGGGTCGTCGCCGGAGTCGCTGGTCCATGTCACCAGCACTCCCTTGGCGTCGAACACGTAAGCCGGCGCACCTGAGGGCAGCATCCACATCGGCGGCAACGGCGCGATGCTCTCCAGGTACTTGTTGCCAGCCGAGTCGGTCAATACGTAATTCGACGCCGGTTCGTGCTGTTCACGAAACACGGAGTAACGCAGGCCAGGCATCGAGGGTGCGATCGACGCATAATACTGTTGGGTGGAATGCACCCATAACCACATCGCTAGCACCAGAGCGATCAACCAACCGATGGATTGTAGTAGGCGTCGTAGCATGGTGATCGTCGCGCTGAGGGGAACCGTAGTCGTGCGGAACGAGTGATCGAGCGAATCGCGACTCATGGGATTCTAGGAGCAGCGAGTATGCTTCGTTATGCGCAAATTTCTCGTGGTCTGTAAGGATTATGGCGCAGAACCGGCGGTATTTGTGGGCTCTACGGCGAAAAATGGGCGTGAGGTGGGCATTTGTTTGCAATCCGCTATAATTAGGGCAGACTTGCAATAAATACTGGAAGCTTCAGGAGGCGCAGGTTGCGCTTTGAGTGCGACCGCTGCGCATTTTTTGCGCACTCTGCCTCCAGCAAGGGGAGTCTAGTGATGCCGGAAAGGCTTGGCGTCGGTACCCTTTGTGGACCCTTAGATACGAAAGAGTTCGTGTTTTATGCCTTCTACCTCCACGCTGCAACAGGAGATGGAAAACAAACAACCTCAACCGAATGGCACCTCGCCTCCTACGGGCAATGGTGGCAATGGGCAAGATGCGTTTCTTACTACCCGCGATCTATCGTCGTTCGGTGCCCCGTTTGGCCGGATTAAAAAGTTCGCGGCCACGCTCAAAGCGACCGGCGAACCACTGTTTCTGGCCGATCAGATTCAAGAGCATCTCGAAGCGTTTCTGGAGAACGAACAAGACCTTACGCCCCGCGACGCCAAGGCAATCCGCCGCGTGTTCCGCGGTTGCAGTGAGATCGTGCTCGAGGCCGACTCGGCCTACGCGCTGCTGCGTCCTGGCATTGGGCTCAAGCAAATCGTCTGCATTCACCCCGAATTCGATAAGTTCGAAGAGGTCGATCGCGGCAA containing:
- a CDS encoding redoxin domain-containing protein, translated to MNKTPFSSAFRFQLFCLLLAVAASGLMGRTAVGANSLGKVVPGFELPDHLGKSHTLAEFADSKLVVVAFLGTECPLAKLYAGRLQAIADDYAAQGVAVVAIDANRQDSLRELAAYVHRHELKYPLLKDQANRVADLFGAERTPQVFVLDQQRAIRYQGRVDDQYVVGIVRAHADRQDLRIALDELLTGQTVSEPVTEALGCIIGRVREPEASSNITYSQHVAPILQANCVDCHREGEIGPFQLTDYDEVSGWGEMVVEVVREGRMPPWHANPKHGEFANDRSMSEADKQTIYKWVAAGCPEGDSSEVPPPREYTEGWQLARQPDVVFAMPMPFEVPADAGQQGVPYQYFEVPTNFEKDTWIEATEVQPGNPQVVHHTIVYAQPPEGRRRRDWIFLSAYVPGLRADGLPEKSAKLVPAGSTLIFEMHYTPVGSPQTDVTKMGVLLADPATIEREVVTVEVGNTGFEIPPQDSAYEVTATSRPIAEPVTLLSMSPHMHLRGKAFRYELVTPNGDREILLDVPAYDFNWQTRYVLKEPRVLPAGAVIYCRALFDNSPDNLANPDPNASVRWGDQSWEEMMLGFFDVMMPRDDSRRAGAKSVSTGLDIVGLFDTADADTSGGLDREESKAHPLVHQHFDGIDTNHDAQLQLGEILTAVAKLR